One stretch of Streptomyces hygroscopicus DNA includes these proteins:
- a CDS encoding urate oxidase, whose product MPTLGPNSYGKAETRVVRVVRDGAVHHLKDLNVSVALSGEMDAVHLSGSNANVLTTDATKNTVYAFAKEHGIDTAEEFGIRLARHFVTSQEPIHRARIRIEEYAWERIETAGSAAHSFVRRGQEVRTAQVAYDGERWEVVSGLTGLTVLNTTDSEFWGYVKDRYTTLEETRDRVLATDVHARWRYGWSDDTRPMPDWDHGHEEARGHLLSAFAETYSLSLQQTLYEMGARVIERRPEVEEIRLSLPNKHHFLVDLEPFDLTNDNEVYFAADRPYGLIEATVLRDGAEPRLPTD is encoded by the coding sequence ATGCCCACGCTCGGCCCGAACAGTTACGGCAAAGCCGAAACCCGCGTCGTGCGGGTGGTGCGCGACGGCGCCGTGCACCACCTCAAGGACCTCAATGTCTCGGTGGCGCTGTCCGGAGAGATGGACGCGGTCCACCTCTCCGGCAGCAACGCCAACGTCCTGACGACCGACGCCACCAAGAACACCGTGTACGCCTTCGCCAAGGAGCACGGCATCGACACGGCCGAGGAGTTCGGCATCCGGCTGGCCCGCCACTTCGTCACCAGCCAGGAGCCCATCCACCGCGCCCGCATCCGTATCGAGGAGTACGCCTGGGAGCGGATCGAGACGGCCGGGAGCGCCGCGCACTCCTTCGTCCGCCGCGGCCAGGAGGTCCGTACCGCCCAAGTCGCCTACGACGGCGAGCGCTGGGAGGTGGTCTCCGGGCTCACCGGCCTCACCGTCCTGAACACCACGGACTCCGAGTTCTGGGGCTATGTCAAGGACCGGTACACCACGCTCGAGGAGACCCGCGACCGCGTCCTGGCCACCGATGTGCACGCCCGCTGGCGCTACGGCTGGAGCGATGACACCCGGCCCATGCCCGACTGGGACCACGGCCACGAGGAGGCGCGCGGCCATCTGCTGAGCGCGTTCGCCGAGACCTACTCCCTCTCGCTCCAGCAGACGCTCTACGAGATGGGCGCGCGGGTCATCGAGCGCCGCCCCGAGGTCGAGGAGATACGGCTCTCGCTGCCCAACAAGCACCACTTCCTGGTCGATCTGGAACCCTTCGACCTCACCAACGACAACGAGGTCTACTTCGCCGCCGACCGGCCGTACGGGCTCATCGAGGCCACCGTGCTGCGGGACGGCGCCGAGCCCCGGCTCCCCACCGACTGA
- a CDS encoding hydroxydechloroatrazine ethylaminohydrolase, with product MHRIVIENCAVATVDAQDTEYASGHVVVAGNRIESVGEGRAPQGLEGVVRRIDGTGHLVTPGLVNTHHHFYQWLTRGLAQDSNLFDWLVALYPIWARIDEPMIHAAARGSLAMMVRGGVTTAMDHHYVFPRGSGDLLDAEIRAARELGVRFTAARGSMDLGTSDGGLPPDFAVESTEEALAATEKAIDTHHDPGFDAMLRIAVAPCSPFSVSTELLREAAVLARRKGVRLHTHGSETVEEEKFCQERFGMGPTDYFESTGWLGEDVWMAHCVHMSDTDIQTFARTGTGVAHCPSSNARLAAGIARVPDLLAADVPVGLGVDGTASNESGELHTELRNALLVNRLGGHREKALNVRQALRLGTYGGARVLGRQDQIGSLEPGKLADLVLWKLDGLGHSSIADPVAALVLGAPAPVTLSLVNGAAVVESGRLLTVDEEEIAREARTEARRLARIAADN from the coding sequence GTGCACCGCATCGTCATCGAGAACTGCGCCGTCGCCACCGTGGACGCGCAGGACACCGAGTACGCGTCCGGCCATGTCGTCGTCGCCGGCAACCGCATCGAGTCGGTGGGCGAGGGGCGCGCGCCGCAGGGCCTGGAGGGCGTCGTCCGCCGGATCGACGGTACGGGGCATCTGGTCACCCCGGGCCTGGTCAACACCCATCACCACTTCTACCAGTGGCTCACCCGCGGCCTGGCCCAGGACAGCAACCTCTTCGACTGGCTGGTCGCGCTCTACCCCATCTGGGCGCGGATCGACGAGCCGATGATCCACGCGGCGGCCCGCGGCTCGCTCGCGATGATGGTGCGCGGCGGGGTCACCACCGCCATGGACCATCACTACGTCTTTCCGCGCGGCAGCGGCGATCTGCTGGACGCCGAGATCCGCGCGGCGCGCGAGCTGGGCGTGCGGTTCACCGCCGCCCGCGGCTCCATGGACCTCGGCACCTCCGACGGCGGGCTGCCGCCGGACTTCGCCGTGGAGTCCACCGAGGAGGCGCTGGCCGCCACCGAGAAGGCCATCGACACCCACCACGACCCGGGGTTCGACGCCATGCTGCGGATCGCGGTCGCGCCCTGCTCGCCGTTCTCCGTCTCCACCGAACTGCTCCGCGAGGCCGCGGTGCTGGCCCGCCGCAAGGGCGTACGGCTGCACACCCACGGCTCGGAGACGGTGGAGGAGGAGAAGTTCTGCCAGGAGCGGTTCGGGATGGGGCCGACCGACTACTTCGAGTCCACCGGCTGGCTGGGCGAGGACGTGTGGATGGCCCACTGCGTCCACATGAGCGACACCGACATCCAGACGTTCGCCCGGACCGGCACCGGTGTGGCCCACTGCCCCTCGTCCAACGCCCGGCTCGCCGCCGGGATCGCCCGCGTCCCCGATCTGCTCGCCGCGGACGTACCGGTCGGCCTCGGCGTGGACGGCACCGCCTCCAACGAATCCGGTGAGCTGCACACCGAACTGCGCAACGCGCTGCTGGTCAACCGGCTCGGCGGCCACCGCGAGAAGGCGCTGAACGTCCGTCAGGCGCTGCGACTTGGCACCTACGGCGGTGCGCGGGTGCTCGGCCGCCAGGACCAGATCGGCTCGCTGGAGCCGGGCAAACTGGCCGACCTGGTGCTCTGGAAGCTGGACGGCCTCGGCCATTCGTCGATCGCCGACCCGGTCGCGGCCCTCGTCCTGGGCGCCCCTGCCCCGGTGACCCTGTCGCTGGTGAACGGCGCCGCGGTGGTGGAGTCGGGCCGGCTGCTCACCGTGGACGAGGAGGAGATCGCGCGGGAGGCGCGCACCGAGGCGCGACGCCTGGCCCGTATCGCGGCGGACAACTGA